The Geobacter metallireducens GS-15 region AGCTCTCGCAAAACAATTCTTTTCAAGAGCCTCAGTTGTTACGAAAAGAGGAGGCCTCGGGGGGCCATGAGGCGCAAGGGGGCCTGAAAGAACTCCCCGGGGTAGCTGTCCGGCAGTGGAGGGAGATTGGACGCTGCTTGAAGGGTATCCATGATCAGCCGGTCGTACTGATCATTGCCTGAGCTTCTAATCAGCCGCACATCCAGAAGTTCCCCGTTTTTTCTCACGGTAATCGTAACGAGGGCCTCCTGCCGTCCCGGTTCCATGCCAGTACCGCTCGCCGCATCCCACCACTGTTCGTTAACCCGCTCCACAAGCTCAAAATAGTACTCCCGCACATCGCCGCGCAGAGTTTCTCCGTCGGCAAGGCTCCTGAAAAATCCCCGGGTAAGGCCGTCAGAAAGGGAAGAAACACTGGTTTGAGGGGGCACCGGAGGAGGAAGTTCCTCCATGGGCGTCGGCGAAGGCTCGGGAAGGGCTTTTTCTTCATGCGTGGGGAGCACCATCTGTTTCTGGGCCGGTGAGACAGGTCGCTGAACGGCTGTTGCTCCCACCGGGGGCTTTGTCAGTGGGGCGGCGGCATCCGTAAGATCCACCATGACGATCGACTCCGACGCGAGGCCGGTAAGACGGCCGGGGAAGAGTGATGCGAGTGCGGCAAAAGAGAGGTGTAGCGCCAGCGAGAGGACTAACGTTCCGACGAACAGAGTCCTGGCGGGCCTGTGCAAGTGCGGGTGATGCTCCATCGGTAAGCTCCCGTGCAAGGGGATCGCAGTCGATATGATTAAGACGGAATTTTATCAAAGTATCCAGACGGATGGCAAGAGAAAGGGGGCTCATGGCCCCCTTCGTTGTTCTGCATTTCTTATGTGAAGCTATTACGAATTCTGGGCATCCACCACTGCAAGCGCCGCCATGTTCACGATGTCGCTCACATCGTCACCCCGCTGGAGGACGTGAACCGGTTTCTGCATTCCCATAAGAATCGGACCGATCGCTTCAGCCCCGCCTAGATGGTGGAGGAGTTTGTAGCAGATGTTTCCGGAGTTCAGGTCGGGGAAAATCAGGACGTTGGCCGCCTCCTTGAGGGAGGCAAAGGAGAAGCTCTTCTGCAGCATCTCCGAGACGACTGCGGTGTCCGACTGCATTTCACCGTCGACGATAAGATCGGGAGCCTTTTGTTTGACGATCTCGACGGCACGCCTGACCTTCTGGGCCTGGGGATGGTTGACGGAGCCGAAGTTGGAGAAGGAGAGCATGGCGATTGTCGGCTCGATGTCGAGCATGCGGACTTTTTCCGCCGCAAGAATGGCGGTTTCCGCCAGTTCTTCCGGAGTCGGCTCGATGCAGACCGTGGTATCGGCCATGAAATAAATCCCCTTCTTGAAGACCATCATGTAGAGACCGTGCACGCTGGACAGACCCGGCTGTCTGCCGATGACCTCAAGGGCCGGACGGATGGTCTCGGGGTAATGGGTGTCGATGCCGGAGAGGAGGCAGTCCGCATCCCCCATGTGTACCATCATACAGCCGAAATGGGTGCGGGATTTGCGGGTCATGATCCGGCGTGCTTCAGTGAGGGTCAGTCCCTTGCGCTGCCGCAGGCTGAAGAGTTCCTGGGCATATTCTTCGGAACGCTCAA contains the following coding sequences:
- a CDS encoding energy transducer TonB; the encoded protein is MEHHPHLHRPARTLFVGTLVLSLALHLSFAALASLFPGRLTGLASESIVMVDLTDAAAPLTKPPVGATAVQRPVSPAQKQMVLPTHEEKALPEPSPTPMEELPPPVPPQTSVSSLSDGLTRGFFRSLADGETLRGDVREYYFELVERVNEQWWDAASGTGMEPGRQEALVTITVRKNGELLDVRLIRSSGNDQYDRLIMDTLQAASNLPPLPDSYPGEFFQAPLRLMAPRGLLFS